A window from Drosophila nasuta strain 15112-1781.00 chromosome 3, ASM2355853v1, whole genome shotgun sequence encodes these proteins:
- the LOC132793552 gene encoding nucleolar protein 11-like produces the protein MSKFLSYYNLVSIPDPAEFLGMSADKDVGNIIATLARNVVMIVNIRIPKTLRSWSMPEKLTAPVVYDPNSQKYVGVFGNHGLRLWDESTVDVSKCKKLKFPKSIAHVVYTEKEALVLYSDGGVAPLSKALASRKDQNEDKAKQLALVLSRTFSKPTVHTLPQGQQVLTYFDYRTATGELHVVRRSLHNNAKRSHNIKREGVRLTGHAVIEGDAGPQLMTIWSDKRIFMLPLAERAHESAPGQFVSMLSELNVESNLSLQGLSRNFAAIYGANYGQEGASLLVYNTQFKVVNAKQYFKVYLDFSRLFAHDEHILLAMGQNIAAVRYRTNDELLVDMLGSQMNETHLTPIELDHINEEESLETAIKFLGDKRVPNSTFSSLPMELPAVMQLAHADGKLVPFESPDIMQQELNDLIKQHVDGELVQVDNGLDEVNITLMRNYFDAGPQNLAVQSIVRQLERSGAGEQEITEKLLTLFIKTQNSEHVLMCVRRYTNISEHMLAWCLRYALDNTPTALTNGNTMETDEDVSPAPSANNELLNAVLSCSFNSVAIEKYLKERLEVSHVQRLLQHLYVLATEPNVLLEERPNQDATSLGSLSTEIQAIRWVSALMTSHVTLLTISKDQQLLNLLEQWSDLLDLYRNLLGPLSTVMPLLSHIIALRKRRNPFSRNWYNIERIKLY, from the exons ATGTCTAAATTCTTATCATATTACAATCTGGTGTCCATACCGGATCCCGCCGAGTTTCTGGGCATGTCGGCAGACAAAGATGTCGGCAATATAATTGCAACTTTGGCTCGCAATGTTGTCATGATTGTGAAC ATCAGAATACCAAAGACGCTACGCAGTTGGTCGATGCCAGAAAAACTTACTGCACCAGTGGTATACGATCCAAATAGCCAGAAGTACGTAGGAGTTTTTGGTAACCACGGTCTCCGTCTCTGGGATGAGAGCACCGTTGATGTCTCCAAGTGCAAAAAGCTTAAGTTTCCCAAGAGCATCGCTCATGTAGTCTATACAGAGAAAGAGGCTCTGGTGCTGTACAGCGACGGTGGCGTCGCTCCCCTATCAAAAGCATTGGCGTCGCGAAAAGATCAGAATGAGGACAAAGCTAAGCAATTAGCGCTTGTGCTTAGCAGAACGTTCAGCAAGCCAACTGTGCACACTTTGCCCCAAGGACAGCAAGTGCTCACCTATTTTGATTATCGAACAGCAACGGGCGAATTGCACGTTGTGCGGCGCTCCTTGCATAATAATGCAAAACGTAGCCATAACATAAAAAGAGAAGGCGTTCGTCTTACTGGACATGCTGTAATTGAGGGCGATGCTGGCCCCCAGCTGATGACAATTT GGTCCGACAAGCGTATATTTATGCTGCCCCTTGCCGAACGTGCGCATGAAAGTGCCCCAGGACAATTTGTGTCTATGCTCTCCGAACTAAATGTAGAGAGCAATTTGTCGCTGCAAGGATTGTCACGCAACTTTGCGGCTATCTATGGTGCCAATTATGGCCAGGAGGGTGCCTCGCTGCTGGTTTACAACACACAATTTAAGGTGGTCAATGCCAAGCAATActttaaagtatatttggACTTTTCACGTTTGTTTGCCCACGACGAACACATTCTGCTGGCCATGGGTCAAAATATTGCTGCCGTACGCTATCGCACCAATGATGAACTGCTGGTGGATATGCTTGGCTCGCAGATGAACGAAACGCATTTGACGCCCATTGAGTTAGATCACATCAACGAAGAGGAATCCCTAGAGACTGCTATTAAATTTCTTGGCGATAAGCGAGTTCCAAATTCCACGTTTAGCTCGTTACCAATGGAGCTACCAGCTGTGATGCAGCTGGCTCACGCAGATGGAAAACTAGTTCCATTTGAATCGCCTGACATAATGCAGCAGGAACTAAACGATCTCATCAAACAGCATGTCGATGGCGAACTGGTACAAGTCGATAATGGACTCGATGAAGTTAATATTACCCTTATGCGCAACTACTTTGATGCTGGACCACAGAATCTGGCTGTGCAGTCAATAGTTAGACAATTGGAACGAAGTGGTGCGGGAGAACAGGAAATTACCGAGAAACTCTTAACGTTGTTcattaaaacacaaaactctGAGCATGTGCTAATGTGTGTGCGCCGTTACACTAACATCTCAGAGCACATGCTAGCCTGGTGTCTACGTTATGCCCTAGACAACACACCCACCGCTTTAACTAATGGCAATACTATGGAAACGGACGAAGATGTGAGCCCAGCACCGTCAGCCAATAATGAGCTACTTAATGCGGTGCTTTCATGCAGTTTCAACTCAGTTGCCATAGAAAAGTATCTAAAAGAGCGCCTGGAAGTTTCGCATGTCCAGCGACTGTTGCAGCATTTGTATGTGCTTGCCACTGAGCCGAATGTGTTGCTGGAGGAGCGACCCAATCAAGATGCCACCTCGTTGGGCAGTCTGTCTACAGAAATTCAAGCTATTCGATGGGTTAGCGCCTTAATGACTTCACACGTTACCCTGTTGACCATCTCCAAGGATCAGCAGCTATTGAATTTGCTAGAGCAGTGGTCAGATTTGCTTGATCTTTATAGAAACCTCTTGGGACCCCTATCAACTGTTATGCCACTCCTAAGTCATATAATAGCTTTGAGGAAAAGACGAAATCCATTCTCCAGAAATTGGTATAATATTGAAAGAATAAAACTATACTAA
- the LOC132793553 gene encoding uncharacterized protein LOC132793553, whose amino-acid sequence MEKKPLNFYQMASDMPPSREIKLESEKKKEGEAINLEQIQSDHPPKPHAPTDPGVTVADELNARLAMVQLRPDRAKPIKRLVKSNIPEPQHMYRYYCVCPRYHPCYVPCQHTGQIIIDRDMLKREEHICFLATPKKNFISQQRLKQPRYITKKIYVPICTARMERLAIPHPMRVKDTFKYFKHVLPPRHIAALQQQMKPKPPVEAMSMEKAMEYMEEEMRQRRAQKQQHKKRCNGLKKMILERQRKQMMKIVCVLFEEMKDFLLNDQFVIDEQSPLCAVILERIKEFTEQEFYTTSNLRDYQRILANNLTVWINKFISNLNIYLAPQQVPVARTMHADRDETFVPMSDYISLSEEMGEEMLDDLDFELTDYEDFGEEMAVPENLPSEETLIN is encoded by the exons aaggaagGAGAGGCAATTAATCTGGAGCAGATACAAAGTGATCATCCGCCAAAACCACATGCTCCTACAGATCCTGGTGTAACGGTGGCCGATGAGCTGAACGCTCGTCTGGCAATGGTCCAGCTGCGTCCAGATCGCGCCAAGCCCATCAAACGCTTGGTTAAATCGAACATACCAGAACCACAGCATATGTATCGCTATTACTGTGTCTGTCCTCGTTATCATCCCTGCTATGTGCCATGTCAGCATACAGGACAAATTATCATTGATCGTGACATGCTGAAGCGGGAGGAGCATATCTGTTTCCTGGCCACACCCAAAAAGAACTTTATATCTCAACAGCGACTGAAGCAGCCGCGATATATTACCAAGAAGATCTATGTTCCGATTTGTACGGCTCGCATGGAGCGTCTGGCGATTCCACATCCGATGCGTGTCAAAGATACGttcaaatatttcaagcaTGTGTTGCCGCCACGCCACATTGCCGcactgcaacagcaaatgaAACCCAAGCCACCAGTTGAGGCAATGTCAATGGAAAAGGCCATGGAGTACATGGAGGAAGAGATGCGACAACGTCGTGcccaaaagcaacagcacaaGAAACGTTGCAATGGACTGAAGAAAATGATATTGGAACGCCAGCGTAAGCAGATGATGAAAATTGTATGCGTACTTTTTGAAGAGATGAAGGATTTCCTGCTTAACGATCAGTTCGTCATTGACGAACAGTCGCCACTCTGTGCTGTGATCTTGGAGCGCATCAAGGAGTTTACTG AACAAGAATTCTATACCACAAGTAACTTGCGGGACTATCAACGCATTTTGGCCAACAATCTGACTGTGTGGATTAACAAGTTCATATCGAACTTGAATATCTACTTGGCGCCCCAACAGGTGCCTGTGGCACGTACAATGCATGCGGACAGGGATGAAACATTTGTGCCCATGTCCGATTATATTTCGTTGTCTGAGGAAATGGGTGAGGAGATGCTCGATGACTTGGACTTTGAATTGACCGACTACGAGGATTTCGGCGAAGAAATGGCGGTGCCAGAGAATTTGCCATCGGAGGAGACGTTGATTAATTAA